Proteins encoded by one window of Methanocalculus alkaliphilus:
- a CDS encoding MFS transporter, protein MFKIPKPITGYTAGHIVIDLYSPVIPALIPLLVLYPGIGYFLAGLLVSVFQITSSLFQPFVGWLSDRSGWSAPIWLCILTSSICISLYGIVQNYYLLLLFAAGGGIAHALFHPSALLQVHGHTSDHNRGALTSFFVTGGNLGFAIGPVIVGILIAFGGLPALTLMAIPGILMAGYLFMMTRREDPPDAKVPEKMEAVPIAYRPVSLIVTIAALRSWVIMASVAFFPAYLIATEGYSLVFGNLMLTLMLLAGVVGQISGGILSDRYGRREVTIIGLFACIIPYVLFFMTSGWVALLLMVAVGYLTWSTFSVTVTMAQEYLPGRVGLASGLLIGFSIGAGGLGVSVVGIIADYLTLSTALVALTIPLIIAALLSLAIPKGGVRAV, encoded by the coding sequence ATGTTCAAAATTCCAAAGCCGATCACAGGCTATACAGCAGGGCATATCGTCATCGATCTCTACAGCCCGGTGATCCCGGCGCTCATCCCCCTGCTCGTTCTGTATCCGGGGATCGGGTACTTCCTTGCGGGCCTCCTGGTGAGCGTCTTTCAGATCACCTCCTCGCTCTTCCAGCCGTTTGTCGGCTGGCTCTCGGATCGCTCCGGCTGGTCAGCTCCGATCTGGCTCTGTATCCTGACGAGCAGCATCTGTATCAGCCTCTATGGTATTGTCCAGAACTACTATCTCCTCCTCCTCTTTGCAGCCGGTGGAGGGATAGCTCACGCCCTCTTCCACCCGTCCGCCCTCCTTCAGGTGCATGGACATACCTCAGATCATAACCGGGGCGCTCTCACCTCATTCTTTGTGACCGGAGGAAACCTCGGCTTTGCGATAGGTCCGGTGATCGTTGGTATCCTGATCGCTTTTGGCGGTCTGCCCGCGCTTACCCTGATGGCTATCCCCGGCATCCTGATGGCGGGGTACCTCTTTATGATGACGAGGCGGGAGGATCCCCCGGATGCGAAGGTGCCGGAGAAGATGGAGGCTGTTCCGATAGCGTACCGTCCGGTCAGCCTGATCGTCACCATCGCGGCACTCCGGTCATGGGTCATCATGGCGTCGGTTGCCTTCTTCCCGGCATACCTTATCGCAACAGAAGGCTACTCGCTCGTCTTTGGAAACCTGATGCTCACCCTGATGCTCCTTGCCGGGGTGGTGGGGCAGATATCAGGCGGCATTCTCTCGGACCGGTACGGACGGCGTGAGGTGACGATCATCGGTCTCTTCGCCTGCATAATTCCGTACGTCCTTTTCTTCATGACGAGCGGGTGGGTGGCCCTGCTCCTGATGGTGGCAGTCGGCTACCTCACCTGGTCAACCTTCTCGGTGACGGTGACGATGGCGCAGGAGTACCTCCCCGGCCGCGTCGGGCTGGCATCCGGCCTCCTCATCGGCTTCTCCATCGGAGCAGGCGGCCTTGGTGTCTCTGTCGTTGGCATCATCGCTGATTACCTGACACTCTCCACCGCCCTTGTCGCCCTGACGATCCCCCTCATCATCGCGGCCCTCCTCTCCCTTGCGATTCCGAAGGGGGGAGTCCGGGCGGTATGA
- a CDS encoding METTL5 family protein: MKLRTLEMKLQQVAAIPDPDPGKEQYQTPATVAARLLFDAYLAGDIDGASVCDLGSGTGILAIGAALLGADHVTGYEKERRLLEVAEENAASLSVDCTFIEADITEVTGSFDTVVMNPPFGAQKAHADRPFIDTALRIAPVVYGIFNAGTLRFLAPYIEGRAEISGVVSAAFPIPRTFSFHRRDILEIPVEIVCMRRI, from the coding sequence ATGAAGCTCCGGACACTTGAGATGAAACTGCAGCAGGTTGCTGCTATCCCGGATCCCGATCCGGGGAAGGAGCAGTACCAGACGCCGGCGACGGTCGCTGCCCGACTCCTCTTTGATGCCTATCTTGCCGGGGATATTGACGGTGCATCGGTCTGTGATCTCGGATCGGGAACAGGTATTCTTGCAATTGGTGCGGCCCTCCTTGGTGCTGACCATGTTACCGGATATGAGAAGGAAAGAAGACTTCTCGAGGTTGCAGAGGAGAATGCCGCCTCCCTCTCCGTCGATTGCACCTTCATTGAAGCAGACATAACAGAGGTGACGGGATCGTTTGATACGGTCGTGATGAACCCCCCGTTCGGGGCTCAGAAAGCCCATGCCGACCGGCCGTTCATCGATACGGCATTACGTATCGCCCCTGTCGTCTATGGGATCTTCAATGCAGGGACACTCCGTTTCCTCGCTCCGTATATCGAGGGGCGGGCTGAGATCTCCGGAGTCGTCTCCGCTGCATTTCCGATACCGCGCACGTTTTCATTCCATCGACGCGACATCCTTGAGATACCTGTCGAGATAGTGTGTATGAGGCGTATCTGA
- the dph2 gene encoding diphthamide biosynthesis enzyme Dph2, with translation MSLIPTSEIIRKAKMRGAQRLALQAPEGLKRRLPDLAEELRREGFSVVISGDPCYGACDTAVDALEWADLLIHLGHTPLGDDPRILFEPVCMETEIPPLDRLIPLLKGPAVGLISTVQHAPSLPRLADELRRHGFHPVIAAPSPRTPLPGQVLGCTYAAARETGAEELVYFGTGVFHPIGSAIATGRRVIVLDPFTGDASAVVTERLLRRRFAVIEKARSADRFGIIVSQKSGQERMRLAEALASLHPRAEIVLLREVTGDQLINLGFPCYVNTACPRLALDDQIRFSVPVLSPPEFEILCGRREWDDYMIDEIIA, from the coding sequence ATGTCCTTGATTCCTACTTCTGAGATCATCAGGAAGGCGAAGATGCGAGGGGCGCAGCGTCTCGCCCTCCAGGCACCGGAGGGGCTGAAAAGACGCCTCCCGGACCTTGCTGAAGAACTCAGGAGGGAGGGCTTCTCGGTCGTCATCTCTGGCGATCCCTGTTACGGAGCCTGTGACACAGCGGTCGATGCACTGGAATGGGCAGATCTCCTCATCCATCTTGGTCACACCCCTCTTGGGGATGATCCCCGTATCCTCTTTGAGCCCGTCTGCATGGAGACGGAGATCCCCCCGCTCGACCGCCTCATCCCGCTCCTGAAAGGGCCTGCTGTCGGTCTCATATCGACGGTGCAACATGCGCCATCCCTCCCCCGTCTCGCAGACGAGCTTCGGAGGCATGGGTTCCACCCTGTCATCGCCGCCCCGTCACCACGGACTCCCCTCCCCGGCCAGGTACTCGGCTGCACCTATGCTGCGGCACGGGAAACAGGAGCTGAGGAACTCGTCTACTTCGGGACCGGCGTCTTTCACCCGATAGGATCAGCAATAGCGACCGGCAGACGGGTGATTGTGCTGGATCCCTTCACCGGTGATGCCAGTGCTGTCGTGACCGAACGGCTCCTCCGACGGCGGTTCGCCGTCATCGAGAAGGCACGATCAGCAGATCGGTTTGGGATCATCGTCTCGCAGAAGTCCGGCCAGGAGAGGATGCGCCTGGCAGAAGCACTTGCCAGCCTCCATCCCCGGGCCGAGATCGTTCTTCTCCGTGAAGTGACCGGGGATCAGCTGATCAATCTCGGGTTCCCCTGTTATGTGAATACTGCTTGCCCACGTCTCGCACTGGATGACCAGATCCGGTTTTCGGTTCCGGTCCTCTCCCCGCCTGAGTTTGAGATCCTCTGCGGCAGACGTGAGTGGGATGACTACATGATAGATGAGATAATTGCATGA
- the hpt gene encoding hypoxanthine/guanine phosphoribosyltransferase, whose protein sequence is MLEELRRSFQSCPIVQRGEYNYFIHPITDGVPLVEPALLRDVACSLFKALDLKDVNKIVVTEAMGIHIGTVLSLMTDIPYTIVRKREYKLPGEVIIGQTTGYSKGTLYLNSVFDGDRIAFIDDVISTGGTIRALLPAIESTGAEIADLCFVINRGSPDIGRPYKSLVTIDVDSEGVHVLDSYF, encoded by the coding sequence ATGCTTGAAGAACTCAGAAGATCGTTTCAGTCCTGCCCGATTGTGCAACGGGGGGAATATAACTACTTTATCCACCCGATCACCGATGGCGTTCCATTGGTTGAGCCTGCGCTCCTGAGGGATGTCGCCTGCTCGCTCTTCAAGGCGCTCGATCTGAAGGATGTCAATAAGATCGTCGTCACCGAGGCGATGGGGATCCATATCGGCACCGTCCTCTCGCTGATGACCGATATTCCCTATACCATCGTCAGGAAGCGGGAGTACAAACTCCCCGGCGAGGTGATCATCGGCCAGACGACCGGGTACTCAAAAGGAACACTCTATCTCAACAGTGTCTTTGATGGTGACCGGATTGCCTTCATCGATGATGTCATCAGTACCGGGGGGACGATCCGCGCCCTCCTCCCTGCTATAGAATCGACCGGTGCGGAGATCGCTGATCTCTGTTTTGTCATCAACCGGGGCAGCCCGGATATTGGAAGGCCGTATAAATCCCTTGTCACCATCGATGTCGATTCAGAAGGCGTTCATGTCCTTGATTCCTACTTCTGA
- the mfnA gene encoding tyrosine decarboxylase MfnA, giving the protein MKENGSSEKELFSFLSSVRSNDLSYDRILSSMCTPPHPVAVRAHMLFIETNLGDPGLFPGTMGLEDELIRMLGSLLHHPDAGGYATSGGTESNIQALRIAKKQKPVARPNVIIPASAHFSFDKACDMLGLEMRSVPLDATYRMDPDTVAEAVDTNTVAIVGIVGTTEYGMIDPIREIAAVAGENEIFFHVDAAFGGLVAPFLEGIPPWDFTIPGVSGISVDPHKMGMSTIPCGALLLRDPGAFGCLNVDTPYLSVKKECTLAGTRPGAPVAGAYAVLQYLGREGLSAIVSGCMENTRRLIAGMEAFGYPRIVTPDVNVATFDCPLTPEGWRISRTRQGHMRIVLMPHVTCDVVESFLSTIGEIHA; this is encoded by the coding sequence ATGAAGGAGAACGGCTCTTCTGAGAAGGAACTCTTCTCATTTCTTTCGTCTGTCAGGAGTAATGACCTGTCGTACGATCGGATCCTCTCATCCATGTGCACCCCGCCGCATCCGGTGGCGGTTCGGGCGCATATGCTCTTTATCGAGACGAATCTTGGTGATCCCGGGCTCTTCCCCGGAACGATGGGGCTTGAGGATGAGCTGATCCGGATGCTTGGCTCTCTCCTCCACCACCCGGATGCCGGAGGATATGCAACATCGGGTGGAACGGAATCAAACATCCAGGCGCTCAGGATCGCCAAGAAGCAGAAGCCTGTTGCCCGGCCAAATGTCATCATTCCGGCATCGGCCCACTTCTCCTTTGATAAGGCATGTGACATGCTCGGACTTGAGATGCGGTCGGTCCCTCTTGATGCAACCTACCGGATGGATCCCGATACCGTCGCAGAAGCTGTTGATACGAATACGGTTGCCATAGTCGGGATCGTCGGGACGACCGAGTACGGGATGATCGATCCCATCAGGGAGATCGCGGCTGTTGCCGGGGAGAACGAAATCTTCTTCCATGTCGATGCCGCCTTCGGGGGTCTTGTCGCCCCGTTTCTTGAGGGTATTCCTCCCTGGGATTTCACCATCCCGGGGGTATCGGGCATCTCTGTCGATCCCCATAAGATGGGGATGAGCACCATCCCCTGCGGTGCCCTGCTCCTTCGCGACCCCGGTGCGTTTGGCTGTCTCAACGTCGATACACCCTATCTCTCTGTGAAGAAGGAGTGCACGCTTGCGGGAACCCGTCCCGGCGCACCGGTCGCCGGTGCCTATGCGGTCCTGCAGTACCTCGGCCGGGAGGGCCTCTCTGCCATCGTCTCCGGCTGCATGGAGAATACACGCCGCCTCATTGCGGGCATGGAGGCATTTGGCTACCCCCGTATCGTCACCCCGGATGTGAATGTCGCCACCTTCGACTGCCCCCTCACGCCTGAGGGATGGCGGATTTCACGGACACGGCAGGGGCATATGCGGATCGTCCTGATGCCGCATGTCACTTGCGATGTCGTTGAATCATTCCTTTCTACAATCGGTGAAATACATGCTTGA
- the ppsA gene encoding phosphoenolpyruvate synthase codes for MKDAPNILWLEEIRKGDLPSVGGKGASLGEMASIGLPVPQAYVVTAQAFRRFLVDTGLEDSLYSILEGLDVDDNTALEAAASKAKDLIMSVPIPDGMAAEIRSAYDRIGKDTVVAVRSSATAEDLPDASFAGQQETFLNIQGGDDVIEAVQMCWASLYGARAVYYRSKQGFDDRSVNIAVVVQELIFSEKAGVLFTSHPVTGEPLTIIEGSWGLGEAVVSGSVSPDNYVFDQRKQRVVDRIIASKETEIIPDGRKGTIEVAVPDERKNAVVLSEAEIGRLAALGKLSEDHYDTPQDIEWGIVGDDLYILQSRPVTTIKAQTGGKPKESFTGSGSIILEGQGASPGIATGRVAIIKHIKDQGSVKEGDILVAKMTNPDMVPAMRRVSGIITDEGGMTCHAAIVSRELGTPAVVGTKKATSLLKDGQIVTIDGDRGIIYEGEVKAAEETPAASAQTAAAPLITSTLIKVNVSLPEAAQRAAATGADGVGLLRIEHLILGMNKTPQWFITHQKEDEFISELYDGIKIILDAFPGKPVWVRTLDAPTDEFRNMEGGEDEPVEHNPMLGWRGIRRDLSTPEQFRLQIEAFKRLWKEGYENLGLMFPLVSHPREFIQAKALLRDWGVDVDVVTLGIMVEVPSSAIMIDDFIKAGIKFASFGTNDLIQYTLAVDRNNEHVASMYEPTHPAVLKLIDYAIGRCRAAGVECSICGQAGSDPKMVSWLVEHGILSVSANIDAIAKIREAAARTEQRMILNMAYSKGSNEGERLF; via the coding sequence ATGAAGGATGCGCCGAACATTCTCTGGCTTGAGGAGATAAGGAAGGGCGATCTGCCCTCAGTGGGAGGAAAGGGTGCCTCCCTTGGTGAGATGGCATCGATTGGCCTTCCTGTACCACAGGCATATGTCGTGACAGCACAGGCTTTCCGCCGTTTTCTTGTAGATACCGGACTGGAGGATTCCCTCTACTCGATCCTTGAAGGGCTGGATGTCGATGACAACACCGCACTTGAGGCCGCTGCCAGTAAAGCAAAGGACCTCATCATGTCCGTTCCGATTCCTGATGGCATGGCCGCCGAGATACGGTCTGCCTATGATCGTATCGGCAAAGATACCGTTGTTGCAGTCAGATCGAGTGCAACTGCCGAGGATCTGCCTGATGCAAGCTTTGCAGGACAGCAGGAGACCTTCCTCAACATCCAGGGAGGCGACGATGTCATCGAGGCAGTGCAGATGTGCTGGGCATCGCTCTATGGTGCGCGTGCAGTCTATTACCGCTCAAAACAGGGATTCGATGACAGGAGCGTCAATATCGCCGTCGTCGTCCAGGAGCTCATCTTCTCTGAGAAGGCCGGTGTCCTCTTCACCTCCCACCCGGTAACGGGTGAACCGCTGACGATCATCGAGGGGTCCTGGGGTCTTGGAGAGGCGGTCGTCTCCGGCTCGGTCTCCCCTGACAACTACGTCTTTGATCAGAGGAAACAGCGGGTCGTCGATCGTATCATTGCCAGCAAGGAGACCGAGATCATTCCGGATGGCAGAAAAGGAACGATAGAGGTTGCCGTTCCTGATGAGAGAAAGAACGCGGTCGTCCTCTCGGAAGCTGAGATCGGACGGCTTGCTGCTCTTGGAAAACTCTCTGAGGATCACTATGACACACCCCAGGATATCGAGTGGGGGATCGTCGGCGATGATCTCTATATTCTTCAGTCCCGTCCGGTCACAACGATCAAAGCGCAGACCGGAGGAAAGCCGAAAGAGTCTTTTACGGGATCCGGTTCCATCATCCTCGAAGGTCAGGGCGCCTCACCCGGTATTGCGACCGGGCGTGTTGCGATCATTAAACATATCAAGGATCAGGGGTCGGTGAAGGAAGGCGATATCCTCGTTGCGAAGATGACCAATCCCGACATGGTCCCTGCGATGCGCAGGGTCAGCGGGATCATCACCGATGAGGGTGGTATGACCTGCCATGCCGCCATTGTCTCAAGAGAGCTTGGCACTCCCGCGGTCGTCGGGACGAAGAAGGCGACATCGCTCCTGAAAGATGGCCAGATCGTCACCATCGACGGGGATCGGGGCATCATCTATGAAGGTGAGGTGAAGGCTGCAGAAGAGACCCCAGCCGCCAGCGCACAGACTGCTGCTGCGCCCCTCATCACCTCGACCCTCATCAAGGTGAACGTCTCCCTCCCTGAAGCAGCACAGCGTGCTGCGGCAACCGGAGCAGATGGCGTCGGCCTCCTCAGGATCGAACACCTGATCCTCGGGATGAACAAGACCCCGCAATGGTTCATCACACATCAGAAGGAAGACGAGTTCATCAGCGAGCTCTATGATGGTATTAAGATCATCCTCGATGCCTTCCCGGGAAAACCTGTCTGGGTGAGGACACTTGATGCCCCGACAGATGAGTTCCGGAATATGGAGGGTGGCGAGGATGAGCCTGTCGAACACAACCCGATGCTCGGATGGCGTGGCATTCGGCGTGATTTATCGACACCGGAGCAGTTCCGCCTCCAGATTGAGGCATTTAAACGCCTCTGGAAGGAAGGCTATGAGAACCTGGGCCTGATGTTCCCGCTCGTCAGCCACCCACGCGAGTTCATCCAGGCAAAAGCCCTCCTTCGGGACTGGGGCGTCGATGTGGATGTTGTCACCCTCGGTATCATGGTTGAGGTCCCCTCTTCAGCCATCATGATCGATGACTTCATCAAAGCCGGGATCAAATTCGCCTCATTCGGGACGAATGATCTCATCCAGTATACCCTCGCCGTTGACAGGAACAACGAGCATGTCGCCTCAATGTATGAGCCGACCCATCCGGCAGTCCTGAAACTTATCGACTATGCTATCGGCAGATGCCGGGCGGCTGGTGTCGAATGCTCGATCTGCGGCCAGGCGGGATCCGATCCGAAGATGGTCTCCTGGCTTGTTGAGCATGGCATCCTCAGCGTATCGGCAAATATCGATGCAATTGCCAAGATCCGCGAGGCTGCCGCCAGGACCGAACAGAGGATGATCCTGAACATGGCATATTCAAAAGGTTCCAATGAAGGAGAACGGCTCTTCTGA
- the serA gene encoding phosphoglycerate dehydrogenase — MGFFVNYNVLVSDPLAEEGIEILRQFCTVDVKVGLSEDELVAIIGEYDALIVRSGTEVTARVIEAAEKMKYIGRAGAGVDNIDTDAATRKGIIVANAPEGNTLAATEHTMAMMLALARRIPPANISLKKGEWKRSKFIGVEMNEKILGVVGFGRIGREVAKRAQSFNMRVVAYDPFITPERGAQFGVEMMSVADLFKVADVITVHTPLIKETMHLINAESIATMKDGVRIINCARGGIIDENALAAAVASGKVAGAAIDVFEEEPPADSPLFTLDNVIVTPHLGASTVEAQKNVAESIAHQCIDVLKGGAAKYVVNAPMIPPELQDTIEPYARLAEKMGRLASQVVDGAITKVEVTYAGDLIEMRQNLKMVTRMAIKGILDPILQMPINIVNAEFVARERGIAVAETTTEESHGFKNLISLTIRTAKGEETISGSVFGKSRVRIVAIGEFTMDLIPAGSIVISRHIDKPGVIGPTATVLGRHNINIGGMQVGRVKAGEEALMVLNVDSEVPDAVMEEMRGVPGIISATFATL, encoded by the coding sequence ATGGGGTTTTTCGTGAACTATAACGTACTTGTCAGCGATCCGCTGGCTGAAGAAGGCATTGAGATATTACGACAGTTCTGCACTGTTGATGTAAAGGTTGGACTCTCAGAGGATGAGCTTGTCGCAATCATCGGAGAGTATGACGCACTCATCGTCAGATCCGGGACGGAGGTGACTGCACGGGTGATCGAGGCCGCCGAGAAGATGAAATATATCGGCCGGGCGGGTGCAGGTGTCGACAATATCGATACCGACGCTGCAACCCGTAAGGGAATCATCGTCGCAAACGCACCTGAGGGGAATACCCTTGCCGCAACCGAGCATACGATGGCGATGATGCTCGCCCTTGCACGGAGGATTCCTCCTGCCAATATCTCGCTGAAGAAGGGCGAATGGAAGCGATCAAAGTTCATCGGCGTCGAGATGAATGAGAAGATACTCGGTGTCGTCGGGTTTGGCCGTATCGGCAGGGAGGTTGCCAAGCGCGCCCAGTCATTCAACATGCGTGTCGTCGCCTACGATCCCTTCATCACTCCGGAGCGGGGGGCGCAGTTCGGTGTCGAGATGATGAGTGTGGCGGATCTCTTCAAGGTTGCCGATGTCATCACCGTCCATACGCCACTCATCAAGGAGACGATGCACCTGATCAACGCAGAGTCGATTGCGACGATGAAAGACGGGGTGCGGATCATCAACTGCGCACGAGGCGGCATCATTGATGAGAATGCCCTCGCCGCTGCTGTTGCCAGCGGAAAGGTTGCAGGTGCGGCGATTGATGTCTTTGAGGAGGAACCTCCTGCCGATTCACCGCTCTTTACCCTTGACAATGTCATCGTCACCCCGCACCTGGGTGCAAGTACTGTTGAGGCACAGAAGAACGTGGCAGAGTCCATCGCCCATCAGTGCATCGATGTCCTCAAGGGCGGTGCGGCTAAGTATGTCGTTAATGCACCGATGATCCCGCCTGAACTCCAGGATACGATCGAGCCGTATGCCCGCCTCGCAGAGAAGATGGGCCGCCTCGCCTCCCAGGTGGTTGATGGGGCGATCACGAAGGTGGAAGTTACCTATGCAGGCGATCTCATCGAGATGCGCCAGAATCTTAAGATGGTGACCCGGATGGCGATCAAAGGGATCCTTGATCCGATCCTCCAGATGCCGATCAACATCGTCAATGCCGAGTTCGTCGCCCGCGAGCGCGGTATCGCAGTGGCAGAGACGACGACCGAGGAGTCGCATGGATTTAAGAACCTCATCAGCCTCACCATCAGGACAGCAAAGGGCGAAGAGACGATCAGCGGCTCGGTCTTTGGAAAGAGCCGTGTTCGGATCGTCGCTATCGGTGAGTTTACGATGGATCTCATCCCTGCAGGATCAATCGTCATCTCCCGCCATATCGATAAGCCGGGGGTCATCGGGCCGACAGCGACAGTCCTTGGGAGACACAATATCAATATTGGCGGAATGCAGGTCGGCCGTGTGAAGGCTGGCGAAGAGGCGCTCATGGTCTTAAATGTCGACTCGGAAGTCCCTGATGCCGTGATGGAGGAGATGCGGGGCGTCCCCGGTATCATTTCGGCAACATTTGCAACCCTCTGA
- a CDS encoding FkbM family methyltransferase, with protein sequence MSLIRDAHTIYKYNNFVDLFLGACRYVSRTGQSEMGIASAHSLLTQPGDRVVIVGGGDGATALTAAKKVGRTGSVTIYEGGDRAARQMGERLKMEGVAAICCVHHAIVGPEIDVYGGDASDALVVDPEDLPDCDILELDCEGSEIDILRSLRIRPRVIIVEIHPFLFPDDPCWVLDRLAALGYRTVYRSGHDGIRLDDPDLRKLLTRSRDCGVIYLKNGARSPAVVAAVRDE encoded by the coding sequence ATGAGTCTGATACGGGATGCGCATACGATTTATAAATATAACAACTTTGTCGATCTCTTCCTTGGCGCCTGCCGGTACGTCTCACGGACCGGCCAATCGGAGATGGGTATTGCCTCTGCACATAGCCTGTTGACACAACCCGGTGATCGTGTTGTGATCGTCGGTGGGGGTGATGGTGCAACTGCCCTGACCGCCGCGAAGAAGGTCGGCAGGACCGGCTCGGTGACGATCTATGAGGGTGGTGACCGGGCTGCCCGCCAGATGGGAGAGCGGCTGAAAATGGAGGGGGTTGCCGCCATCTGCTGTGTCCATCATGCCATCGTCGGGCCTGAGATCGATGTCTATGGGGGGGATGCTTCTGATGCACTCGTCGTTGACCCGGAGGATCTTCCTGACTGCGATATCCTTGAACTCGATTGTGAAGGCTCTGAGATAGATATCCTGCGCTCGCTCCGGATCCGTCCACGGGTCATCATCGTGGAGATCCATCCGTTCCTCTTCCCTGATGATCCATGCTGGGTGCTGGATCGGCTTGCCGCTCTTGGCTATCGGACTGTATATCGGAGCGGCCATGATGGTATCCGGCTTGATGATCCGGATCTCCGGAAACTCCTCACCCGATCACGGGACTGCGGGGTAATTTATCTGAAGAATGGGGCGCGATCACCCGCAGTTGTTGCGGCTGTACGGGACGAGTAG
- a CDS encoding superoxide dismutase, with protein MEEKSYTLPPLPYGAGALAPYISEEQLTIHHDKHHMAYVNGANANLTALEDARKQGADPNMKAILKDLSWNFGGHYLHSLFWTSLAPAGSGGGGEPTGAIGERIQADFGSFERFKKEFTIAAASVEGSGWAALTECPLTKKLQIMQIEKHNTNVFPSCPILLVLDLFEHAYYIDYKNDRAAFIQAFWNIVNWDEVNKRL; from the coding sequence ATGGAAGAGAAAAGCTACACACTTCCCCCACTACCCTATGGGGCCGGAGCACTTGCACCCTATATCTCAGAGGAACAGCTCACCATACACCATGACAAGCACCACATGGCCTATGTAAATGGCGCAAATGCCAACCTGACCGCACTCGAGGATGCCCGGAAACAAGGGGCTGATCCCAATATGAAGGCCATCCTCAAGGATCTCTCATGGAACTTCGGTGGACATTATCTCCACTCGCTCTTCTGGACCAGTCTTGCACCTGCCGGTTCCGGAGGTGGTGGAGAGCCGACCGGTGCGATTGGAGAGCGGATACAGGCTGATTTCGGCAGTTTTGAAAGGTTTAAGAAAGAATTTACCATCGCTGCTGCGAGCGTTGAGGGATCAGGATGGGCAGCCCTGACAGAGTGCCCACTGACAAAAAAGCTGCAGATCATGCAAATCGAGAAGCATAACACGAATGTCTTCCCATCCTGCCCGATACTCCTTGTCCTCGATCTCTTTGAGCATGCATACTATATCGACTACAAAAACGACCGGGCCGCATTCATCCAGGCATTCTGGAATATCGTCAACTGGGATGAGGTCAATAAGAGGCTCTGA
- a CDS encoding FKBP-type peptidyl-prolyl cis-trans isomerase, whose amino-acid sequence MNNSVKGAGGILILLAAFLTIAGCVGGSVAEEGDTVRVHYTGTLSDGSTFDSSVGREPLEFTIGAGEVIPGFDSAVIGMTVDETKTVTIPADEAYGQHRDDLLFTIEHELFPGEIPEIGAQVPVSMDNGMIAQSIVTSVNETAVILDLNHPLAGEDLTFEITLVQIL is encoded by the coding sequence ATGAATAATTCGGTAAAGGGAGCCGGAGGCATCCTTATCCTCCTTGCCGCATTCCTGACCATCGCAGGATGTGTCGGAGGATCGGTTGCAGAAGAGGGCGATACGGTCAGAGTCCATTATACAGGCACCCTCTCTGATGGCTCCACATTTGACAGTTCGGTTGGCAGGGAGCCGCTTGAGTTTACCATCGGGGCAGGAGAGGTCATCCCCGGATTTGACAGCGCAGTAATCGGGATGACGGTCGATGAGACGAAGACGGTCACGATCCCTGCCGATGAGGCGTACGGCCAGCACCGTGATGACCTCCTCTTCACCATCGAACATGAATTATTCCCTGGTGAGATTCCTGAGATTGGAGCACAGGTTCCGGTCTCGATGGACAACGGCATGATTGCCCAGAGTATCGTAACATCAGTTAATGAGACCGCAGTGATTCTCGATCTGAATCACCCCCTTGCAGGGGAGGATCTGACATTTGAGATAACCCTCGTTCAGATCCTCTGA